One Odocoileus virginianus isolate 20LAN1187 ecotype Illinois chromosome 4, Ovbor_1.2, whole genome shotgun sequence DNA segment encodes these proteins:
- the ZBTB21 gene encoding zinc finger and BTB domain-containing protein 21 isoform X3, translating to MFGSFCRSSTSEGKIRPSMEGLLHYINPAHAISLLSALNEERLKGQLCDALLIVGDQKFRAHKNVLAASSEYFQSLFTNKENEAQTVFQLDFCEPDAFDNVLNYIYSSSLFVEKSSLAAVQELGYSLGISFLTNIASKTPQAPFPTCPNRKKTFTEDEENSSQKRSVIVCQSRNEAPGKAGSQNTPELSHPPRPSPGIAVKANASKPPGPKPTEPLHHVAPAEKSWPKDGPAVLARPPELAGPSEEPSRGGLAKRAVAPPSKPPLDRAAVDERPGASPLLPKGVAVELALRSPRPPVLSLRGSPETPFLLKEGGRGSGPGEDRNLLYYSRLGLVIPAGAPAPGAQGVDRSGPLVKSLLRRSLSMDSQVPVYTPTAELQPPPGAGSGDVAGSVLCAFSSQRPPSKDGGETAAPDARAPAPQPHRLRSFSASQPAERPGAPLGPEVRVKAEPRSPPEPCDIIRVTVGDAAASTRDLALQTEDDRKDPSRLPAKRRFQADRRLPAKQPKAESPGSPGSGDPREEGSSPSALQADFPGSDLNKDEFEQGNHERLCRTATVCPYCSLRFFSPELKREHENKCEFRKLTCLECMRTFKSAFSIWRHQVEVHNQNSMAPAAGTSPPRPDLNGEATGPARPPVPPEPGRADHAAPATKDDPTGGGRGPEPVNFDSEDSTCLPEDLSLSKPLKIQVKEEPPEEAEEEAPEAGAAPKDLWPCEKCGKTFPTPKQLERHQELLCSVKPFICHVCNKAFRTNFRLWSHFQSHMAQASEDPAHREPEAGPGPTGSPSPPPLPPPLPKIQPLEPDSPTGLPETPTPNADKLFAPRESDTLFYHAPPLSAITFKRQFMCKLCHRTFKTAFSLWSHEQTHN from the exons ATGTTCGGATCTTTCTGTAGAAGTTCTACAAGCGAAGGAAAG ATAAGGCCCAGCATGGAGGGGCTGCTGCACTACATCAACCCAGCACACGCCATCTCTCTCCTCAGCGCCCTCAACGAGGAGCGGCTCAAGGGGCAGCTGTGCGACGCACTCCTGATTGTGGGTGACCAGAAGTTCCGAGCTCATAAAAACGTCCTGGCTGCCAGCAGTGAATACTTCCAGAGCTTGTTCACCAACAAGGAGAACGAGGCACAGACCGTATTCCAGCTGGACTTCTGTGAGCCAGATGCTTTCGACAACGTCCTGAACTACATCTATTCTTCGTCTCTGTTCGTGGAGAAGAGCAGCCTGGCTGCCGTGCAGGAGCTTGGCTACAGCCTGGGCATCTCCTTCCTGACGAACATCGCCTCCAAGACGCCCCAGGCCCCCTTTCCCACGTGTCCCAACAGAAAAAAGACTTTCACTGAGGATGAGGAGAACAGTTCTCAAAAGAGAAGCGTCATCGTTTGTCAGAGCAGGAATGAAGCCCCTGGGAAAGCCGGGAGTCAGAACACCCCTGAGCTGAGCCACCCTCCCCGTCCCTCCCCCGGCATCGCGGTCAAGGCAAACGCCAGTAAGCCCCCCGGCCCCAAGCCCACGGAGCCCCTGCACCACGTGGCTCCAGCTGAAAAAAGCTGGCCGAAAGATGGCCCCGCAGTTCTGGCGAGGCCGCCTGAGCTCGCCGGGCCTTCAGAGGAGCCAAGCCGGGGTGGCCTGGCCAAGCGGGCCGTGGCACCGCCTTCGAAGCCCCCACTGGACCGGGCAGCCGTGGACGAAAGACCAGGCGCCAGCCCCCTGCTCCCCAAAGGGGTGGCCGTGGAGCTGGCACTGCGGAGCCCGCGGCCGCCCGTCCTATCCCTGCGGGGCTCGCCCGAGACGCCCTTCCTGCTGAAGGAGGGGGGCCGAGGCAGCGGGCCGGGCGAGGACCGGAACCTGCTGTACTACTCCAGGCTGGGGCTGGTCATCCCGGCCGGAGCGCCGGCGCCTGGGGCCCAGGGTGTGGACCGCAGCGGCCCGCTCGTCAAGAGCCTCCTGCGCCGGTCACTGTCCATGGACAGCCAAGTCCCTGTGTACACACCCACTGCCGAGCTGCAGCCTCCCCCAGGCGCGGGCTCGGGCGATGTGGCGGGCAGCGTGCTCTGCGCCTTCTCTTCTCAGAGGCCGCCCTCCAAGGACGGGGGCGAGACGGCGGCCCCCGACGCCCGGGCCCCTGCCCCGCAGCCTCACCGCCTCAGGTCCTTCAGCGCCTCTCAGCCGGCTGAGCGGCCGGGAGCGCCCCTGGGGCCGGAGGTGCGGGTCAAGGCCGAGCCACGCAGCCCCCCGGAGCCATGCGACATCATTCGTGTCACCGTGGGGGATGCCGCGGCCTCCACGAGAGACCTGGCCCTACAGACAGAAGACGACCGGAAAGACCCCAGCAGACTCCCGGCCAAGAGGCGGTTCCAGGCGGACAGGAGGCTGCCGGCCAAGCAACCGAAGGCTGAGAGCCCAGGCTCACCGGGCTCGGGAGACCCCCGTGAGGAGGGCTCGAGCCCATCTGCCCTCCAGGCCGACTTCCCAGGCTCTGACTTGAACAAAGACGAATTCG AGCAAGGCAACCACGAGCGCCTGTGCCGCACTGCTACCGTGTGCCCCTACTGCAGCCTCAGGTTCTTCTCGCCCGAGCTCAAGCGCGAGCACGAGAACAAGTGCGAGTTCCGCAAGCTCACGTGCCTGGAGTGCATGCGCACCTTCAAGTCGGCCTTCAGCATCTGGCGGCACCAGGTGGAGGTGCACAATCAGAACAGCATGGCCCCGGCCGCCGGCACCTCCCCACCGAGGCCTGACCTCAATGGTGAGGCCACCGGCCCTGCCCGGCCCCCTGTCCCGCCCGAGCCTGGCCGAGCCGACCACGCGGCCCCTGCCACCAAAGACGACCCCACGGGGGGCGGCCGCGGCCCTGAGCCTGTGAACTTTGACTCCGAAGACTCCACCTGCCTCCCCGAAGACCTCAGCCTCTCCAAGCCGCTGAAGATCCAGGTCAAAGAGGAGCCACCGGAGGAGGCCGAGGAGGAGGCGCCCGAGGCCGGCGCGGCTCCCAAGGACCTGTGGCCCTGCGAGAAGTGCGGCAAGACCTTCCCAACACCTAAGCAGCTGGAGCGGCACCAGGAGCTACTGTGCTCTGTGAAGCCCTTTATCTGCCACGTCTGCAACAAGGCTTTCCGCACCAACTTCCGGCTCTGGAGCCACTTCCAGTCCCACATGGCCCAGGCCTCCGAGGACCCTGCGCACCGGGAACCCGAGGCTGGCCCGGGCCCCACCGGCTCCCCGTCACCACCCCCGCTGCCCCCGCCGCTGCCCAAGATCCAGCCCCTGGAGCCCGACAGCCCCACAGGCCTGCCCGAAACCCCCACTCCCAACGCCGACAAGCTGTTCGCTCCCCGAGAGTCAGACACGCTGTTCTACCACGCGCCCCCCCTCTCCGCCATCACTTTTAAAAGACAGTTCATGTGTAAGCTCTGCCACAGGACATTCAAGACGGC
- the ZBTB21 gene encoding zinc finger and BTB domain-containing protein 21 isoform X1: MFGSFCRSSTSEGKIRPSMEGLLHYINPAHAISLLSALNEERLKGQLCDALLIVGDQKFRAHKNVLAASSEYFQSLFTNKENEAQTVFQLDFCEPDAFDNVLNYIYSSSLFVEKSSLAAVQELGYSLGISFLTNIASKTPQAPFPTCPNRKKTFTEDEENSSQKRSVIVCQSRNEAPGKAGSQNTPELSHPPRPSPGIAVKANASKPPGPKPTEPLHHVAPAEKSWPKDGPAVLARPPELAGPSEEPSRGGLAKRAVAPPSKPPLDRAAVDERPGASPLLPKGVAVELALRSPRPPVLSLRGSPETPFLLKEGGRGSGPGEDRNLLYYSRLGLVIPAGAPAPGAQGVDRSGPLVKSLLRRSLSMDSQVPVYTPTAELQPPPGAGSGDVAGSVLCAFSSQRPPSKDGGETAAPDARAPAPQPHRLRSFSASQPAERPGAPLGPEVRVKAEPRSPPEPCDIIRVTVGDAAASTRDLALQTEDDRKDPSRLPAKRRFQADRRLPAKQPKAESPGSPGSGDPREEGSSPSALQADFPGSDLNKDEFGELEGMRPNKKFKCKHCLKIFRSTAGLHRHVNMYHNPEKPYACDICHKRFHTNFKVWTHCQTQHGVVKNPAPAASSHAVLDEKFQRKLIDIVREREIKKALILKLRRGRPGFQGPGSSPAQVLKRGLRSRAKGAYVCTACGKAYRFLSQLKQHVKMHPGEKALGAARAARPRERVAPGGAAGSPELYLCRLCNAKLSSLLEQGNHERLCRTATVCPYCSLRFFSPELKREHENKCEFRKLTCLECMRTFKSAFSIWRHQVEVHNQNSMAPAAGTSPPRPDLNGEATGPARPPVPPEPGRADHAAPATKDDPTGGGRGPEPVNFDSEDSTCLPEDLSLSKPLKIQVKEEPPEEAEEEAPEAGAAPKDLWPCEKCGKTFPTPKQLERHQELLCSVKPFICHVCNKAFRTNFRLWSHFQSHMAQASEDPAHREPEAGPGPTGSPSPPPLPPPLPKIQPLEPDSPTGLPETPTPNADKLFAPRESDTLFYHAPPLSAITFKRQFMCKLCHRTFKTAFSLWSHEQTHN; the protein is encoded by the exons ATGTTCGGATCTTTCTGTAGAAGTTCTACAAGCGAAGGAAAG ATAAGGCCCAGCATGGAGGGGCTGCTGCACTACATCAACCCAGCACACGCCATCTCTCTCCTCAGCGCCCTCAACGAGGAGCGGCTCAAGGGGCAGCTGTGCGACGCACTCCTGATTGTGGGTGACCAGAAGTTCCGAGCTCATAAAAACGTCCTGGCTGCCAGCAGTGAATACTTCCAGAGCTTGTTCACCAACAAGGAGAACGAGGCACAGACCGTATTCCAGCTGGACTTCTGTGAGCCAGATGCTTTCGACAACGTCCTGAACTACATCTATTCTTCGTCTCTGTTCGTGGAGAAGAGCAGCCTGGCTGCCGTGCAGGAGCTTGGCTACAGCCTGGGCATCTCCTTCCTGACGAACATCGCCTCCAAGACGCCCCAGGCCCCCTTTCCCACGTGTCCCAACAGAAAAAAGACTTTCACTGAGGATGAGGAGAACAGTTCTCAAAAGAGAAGCGTCATCGTTTGTCAGAGCAGGAATGAAGCCCCTGGGAAAGCCGGGAGTCAGAACACCCCTGAGCTGAGCCACCCTCCCCGTCCCTCCCCCGGCATCGCGGTCAAGGCAAACGCCAGTAAGCCCCCCGGCCCCAAGCCCACGGAGCCCCTGCACCACGTGGCTCCAGCTGAAAAAAGCTGGCCGAAAGATGGCCCCGCAGTTCTGGCGAGGCCGCCTGAGCTCGCCGGGCCTTCAGAGGAGCCAAGCCGGGGTGGCCTGGCCAAGCGGGCCGTGGCACCGCCTTCGAAGCCCCCACTGGACCGGGCAGCCGTGGACGAAAGACCAGGCGCCAGCCCCCTGCTCCCCAAAGGGGTGGCCGTGGAGCTGGCACTGCGGAGCCCGCGGCCGCCCGTCCTATCCCTGCGGGGCTCGCCCGAGACGCCCTTCCTGCTGAAGGAGGGGGGCCGAGGCAGCGGGCCGGGCGAGGACCGGAACCTGCTGTACTACTCCAGGCTGGGGCTGGTCATCCCGGCCGGAGCGCCGGCGCCTGGGGCCCAGGGTGTGGACCGCAGCGGCCCGCTCGTCAAGAGCCTCCTGCGCCGGTCACTGTCCATGGACAGCCAAGTCCCTGTGTACACACCCACTGCCGAGCTGCAGCCTCCCCCAGGCGCGGGCTCGGGCGATGTGGCGGGCAGCGTGCTCTGCGCCTTCTCTTCTCAGAGGCCGCCCTCCAAGGACGGGGGCGAGACGGCGGCCCCCGACGCCCGGGCCCCTGCCCCGCAGCCTCACCGCCTCAGGTCCTTCAGCGCCTCTCAGCCGGCTGAGCGGCCGGGAGCGCCCCTGGGGCCGGAGGTGCGGGTCAAGGCCGAGCCACGCAGCCCCCCGGAGCCATGCGACATCATTCGTGTCACCGTGGGGGATGCCGCGGCCTCCACGAGAGACCTGGCCCTACAGACAGAAGACGACCGGAAAGACCCCAGCAGACTCCCGGCCAAGAGGCGGTTCCAGGCGGACAGGAGGCTGCCGGCCAAGCAACCGAAGGCTGAGAGCCCAGGCTCACCGGGCTCGGGAGACCCCCGTGAGGAGGGCTCGAGCCCATCTGCCCTCCAGGCCGACTTCCCAGGCTCTGACTTGAACAAAGACGAATTCGGTGAGTTGGAGGGCATGAGaccaaacaaaaagtttaaatgcAAACATTGCCTTAAAATCTTTAGATCCACTGCGGGCCTACATCGGCACGTGAACATGTACCACAACCCCGAGAAGCCGTACGCCTGCGACATCTGCCACAAGCGCTTTCACACCAACTTCAAAGTGTGGACGCACTGCCAGACGCAGCACGGTGTGGTGAAAAATCCGGCTCCGGCCGCCAGCTCCCATGCTGTCCTGGACGAGAAGTTCCAGAGGAAGCTCATTGATATTGTGCGAGAGCGGGAGATCAAGAAGGCGCTGATCCTGAAGCTGCGGCGCGGCCGGCCGGGCTTCCAGGGCCCTGGCAGCTCCCCAGCGCAGGTCCTCAAGCGGGGCCTGCGCTCTCGGGCCAAGGGCGCGTATGTGTGCACGGCCTGCGGGAAGGCCTACCGTTTCCTCTCCCAGCTCAAGCAGCACGTGAAGATGCACCCGGGGGAGAAGGCGCTTGGGGCTGCCAGGGCCGCGCGGCCCAGGGAGCGCGTGGCCCCCGGGGGCGCAGCGGGCAGCCCGGAGCTCTATCTGTGCCGCCTCTGTAACGCCAAGCTCTCTTCTCTCCTAGAGCAAGGCAACCACGAGCGCCTGTGCCGCACTGCTACCGTGTGCCCCTACTGCAGCCTCAGGTTCTTCTCGCCCGAGCTCAAGCGCGAGCACGAGAACAAGTGCGAGTTCCGCAAGCTCACGTGCCTGGAGTGCATGCGCACCTTCAAGTCGGCCTTCAGCATCTGGCGGCACCAGGTGGAGGTGCACAATCAGAACAGCATGGCCCCGGCCGCCGGCACCTCCCCACCGAGGCCTGACCTCAATGGTGAGGCCACCGGCCCTGCCCGGCCCCCTGTCCCGCCCGAGCCTGGCCGAGCCGACCACGCGGCCCCTGCCACCAAAGACGACCCCACGGGGGGCGGCCGCGGCCCTGAGCCTGTGAACTTTGACTCCGAAGACTCCACCTGCCTCCCCGAAGACCTCAGCCTCTCCAAGCCGCTGAAGATCCAGGTCAAAGAGGAGCCACCGGAGGAGGCCGAGGAGGAGGCGCCCGAGGCCGGCGCGGCTCCCAAGGACCTGTGGCCCTGCGAGAAGTGCGGCAAGACCTTCCCAACACCTAAGCAGCTGGAGCGGCACCAGGAGCTACTGTGCTCTGTGAAGCCCTTTATCTGCCACGTCTGCAACAAGGCTTTCCGCACCAACTTCCGGCTCTGGAGCCACTTCCAGTCCCACATGGCCCAGGCCTCCGAGGACCCTGCGCACCGGGAACCCGAGGCTGGCCCGGGCCCCACCGGCTCCCCGTCACCACCCCCGCTGCCCCCGCCGCTGCCCAAGATCCAGCCCCTGGAGCCCGACAGCCCCACAGGCCTGCCCGAAACCCCCACTCCCAACGCCGACAAGCTGTTCGCTCCCCGAGAGTCAGACACGCTGTTCTACCACGCGCCCCCCCTCTCCGCCATCACTTTTAAAAGACAGTTCATGTGTAAGCTCTGCCACAGGACATTCAAGACGGC
- the ZBTB21 gene encoding zinc finger and BTB domain-containing protein 21 isoform X2 — MEGLLHYINPAHAISLLSALNEERLKGQLCDALLIVGDQKFRAHKNVLAASSEYFQSLFTNKENEAQTVFQLDFCEPDAFDNVLNYIYSSSLFVEKSSLAAVQELGYSLGISFLTNIASKTPQAPFPTCPNRKKTFTEDEENSSQKRSVIVCQSRNEAPGKAGSQNTPELSHPPRPSPGIAVKANASKPPGPKPTEPLHHVAPAEKSWPKDGPAVLARPPELAGPSEEPSRGGLAKRAVAPPSKPPLDRAAVDERPGASPLLPKGVAVELALRSPRPPVLSLRGSPETPFLLKEGGRGSGPGEDRNLLYYSRLGLVIPAGAPAPGAQGVDRSGPLVKSLLRRSLSMDSQVPVYTPTAELQPPPGAGSGDVAGSVLCAFSSQRPPSKDGGETAAPDARAPAPQPHRLRSFSASQPAERPGAPLGPEVRVKAEPRSPPEPCDIIRVTVGDAAASTRDLALQTEDDRKDPSRLPAKRRFQADRRLPAKQPKAESPGSPGSGDPREEGSSPSALQADFPGSDLNKDEFGELEGMRPNKKFKCKHCLKIFRSTAGLHRHVNMYHNPEKPYACDICHKRFHTNFKVWTHCQTQHGVVKNPAPAASSHAVLDEKFQRKLIDIVREREIKKALILKLRRGRPGFQGPGSSPAQVLKRGLRSRAKGAYVCTACGKAYRFLSQLKQHVKMHPGEKALGAARAARPRERVAPGGAAGSPELYLCRLCNAKLSSLLEQGNHERLCRTATVCPYCSLRFFSPELKREHENKCEFRKLTCLECMRTFKSAFSIWRHQVEVHNQNSMAPAAGTSPPRPDLNGEATGPARPPVPPEPGRADHAAPATKDDPTGGGRGPEPVNFDSEDSTCLPEDLSLSKPLKIQVKEEPPEEAEEEAPEAGAAPKDLWPCEKCGKTFPTPKQLERHQELLCSVKPFICHVCNKAFRTNFRLWSHFQSHMAQASEDPAHREPEAGPGPTGSPSPPPLPPPLPKIQPLEPDSPTGLPETPTPNADKLFAPRESDTLFYHAPPLSAITFKRQFMCKLCHRTFKTAFSLWSHEQTHN; from the coding sequence ATGGAGGGGCTGCTGCACTACATCAACCCAGCACACGCCATCTCTCTCCTCAGCGCCCTCAACGAGGAGCGGCTCAAGGGGCAGCTGTGCGACGCACTCCTGATTGTGGGTGACCAGAAGTTCCGAGCTCATAAAAACGTCCTGGCTGCCAGCAGTGAATACTTCCAGAGCTTGTTCACCAACAAGGAGAACGAGGCACAGACCGTATTCCAGCTGGACTTCTGTGAGCCAGATGCTTTCGACAACGTCCTGAACTACATCTATTCTTCGTCTCTGTTCGTGGAGAAGAGCAGCCTGGCTGCCGTGCAGGAGCTTGGCTACAGCCTGGGCATCTCCTTCCTGACGAACATCGCCTCCAAGACGCCCCAGGCCCCCTTTCCCACGTGTCCCAACAGAAAAAAGACTTTCACTGAGGATGAGGAGAACAGTTCTCAAAAGAGAAGCGTCATCGTTTGTCAGAGCAGGAATGAAGCCCCTGGGAAAGCCGGGAGTCAGAACACCCCTGAGCTGAGCCACCCTCCCCGTCCCTCCCCCGGCATCGCGGTCAAGGCAAACGCCAGTAAGCCCCCCGGCCCCAAGCCCACGGAGCCCCTGCACCACGTGGCTCCAGCTGAAAAAAGCTGGCCGAAAGATGGCCCCGCAGTTCTGGCGAGGCCGCCTGAGCTCGCCGGGCCTTCAGAGGAGCCAAGCCGGGGTGGCCTGGCCAAGCGGGCCGTGGCACCGCCTTCGAAGCCCCCACTGGACCGGGCAGCCGTGGACGAAAGACCAGGCGCCAGCCCCCTGCTCCCCAAAGGGGTGGCCGTGGAGCTGGCACTGCGGAGCCCGCGGCCGCCCGTCCTATCCCTGCGGGGCTCGCCCGAGACGCCCTTCCTGCTGAAGGAGGGGGGCCGAGGCAGCGGGCCGGGCGAGGACCGGAACCTGCTGTACTACTCCAGGCTGGGGCTGGTCATCCCGGCCGGAGCGCCGGCGCCTGGGGCCCAGGGTGTGGACCGCAGCGGCCCGCTCGTCAAGAGCCTCCTGCGCCGGTCACTGTCCATGGACAGCCAAGTCCCTGTGTACACACCCACTGCCGAGCTGCAGCCTCCCCCAGGCGCGGGCTCGGGCGATGTGGCGGGCAGCGTGCTCTGCGCCTTCTCTTCTCAGAGGCCGCCCTCCAAGGACGGGGGCGAGACGGCGGCCCCCGACGCCCGGGCCCCTGCCCCGCAGCCTCACCGCCTCAGGTCCTTCAGCGCCTCTCAGCCGGCTGAGCGGCCGGGAGCGCCCCTGGGGCCGGAGGTGCGGGTCAAGGCCGAGCCACGCAGCCCCCCGGAGCCATGCGACATCATTCGTGTCACCGTGGGGGATGCCGCGGCCTCCACGAGAGACCTGGCCCTACAGACAGAAGACGACCGGAAAGACCCCAGCAGACTCCCGGCCAAGAGGCGGTTCCAGGCGGACAGGAGGCTGCCGGCCAAGCAACCGAAGGCTGAGAGCCCAGGCTCACCGGGCTCGGGAGACCCCCGTGAGGAGGGCTCGAGCCCATCTGCCCTCCAGGCCGACTTCCCAGGCTCTGACTTGAACAAAGACGAATTCGGTGAGTTGGAGGGCATGAGaccaaacaaaaagtttaaatgcAAACATTGCCTTAAAATCTTTAGATCCACTGCGGGCCTACATCGGCACGTGAACATGTACCACAACCCCGAGAAGCCGTACGCCTGCGACATCTGCCACAAGCGCTTTCACACCAACTTCAAAGTGTGGACGCACTGCCAGACGCAGCACGGTGTGGTGAAAAATCCGGCTCCGGCCGCCAGCTCCCATGCTGTCCTGGACGAGAAGTTCCAGAGGAAGCTCATTGATATTGTGCGAGAGCGGGAGATCAAGAAGGCGCTGATCCTGAAGCTGCGGCGCGGCCGGCCGGGCTTCCAGGGCCCTGGCAGCTCCCCAGCGCAGGTCCTCAAGCGGGGCCTGCGCTCTCGGGCCAAGGGCGCGTATGTGTGCACGGCCTGCGGGAAGGCCTACCGTTTCCTCTCCCAGCTCAAGCAGCACGTGAAGATGCACCCGGGGGAGAAGGCGCTTGGGGCTGCCAGGGCCGCGCGGCCCAGGGAGCGCGTGGCCCCCGGGGGCGCAGCGGGCAGCCCGGAGCTCTATCTGTGCCGCCTCTGTAACGCCAAGCTCTCTTCTCTCCTAGAGCAAGGCAACCACGAGCGCCTGTGCCGCACTGCTACCGTGTGCCCCTACTGCAGCCTCAGGTTCTTCTCGCCCGAGCTCAAGCGCGAGCACGAGAACAAGTGCGAGTTCCGCAAGCTCACGTGCCTGGAGTGCATGCGCACCTTCAAGTCGGCCTTCAGCATCTGGCGGCACCAGGTGGAGGTGCACAATCAGAACAGCATGGCCCCGGCCGCCGGCACCTCCCCACCGAGGCCTGACCTCAATGGTGAGGCCACCGGCCCTGCCCGGCCCCCTGTCCCGCCCGAGCCTGGCCGAGCCGACCACGCGGCCCCTGCCACCAAAGACGACCCCACGGGGGGCGGCCGCGGCCCTGAGCCTGTGAACTTTGACTCCGAAGACTCCACCTGCCTCCCCGAAGACCTCAGCCTCTCCAAGCCGCTGAAGATCCAGGTCAAAGAGGAGCCACCGGAGGAGGCCGAGGAGGAGGCGCCCGAGGCCGGCGCGGCTCCCAAGGACCTGTGGCCCTGCGAGAAGTGCGGCAAGACCTTCCCAACACCTAAGCAGCTGGAGCGGCACCAGGAGCTACTGTGCTCTGTGAAGCCCTTTATCTGCCACGTCTGCAACAAGGCTTTCCGCACCAACTTCCGGCTCTGGAGCCACTTCCAGTCCCACATGGCCCAGGCCTCCGAGGACCCTGCGCACCGGGAACCCGAGGCTGGCCCGGGCCCCACCGGCTCCCCGTCACCACCCCCGCTGCCCCCGCCGCTGCCCAAGATCCAGCCCCTGGAGCCCGACAGCCCCACAGGCCTGCCCGAAACCCCCACTCCCAACGCCGACAAGCTGTTCGCTCCCCGAGAGTCAGACACGCTGTTCTACCACGCGCCCCCCCTCTCCGCCATCACTTTTAAAAGACAGTTCATGTGTAAGCTCTGCCACAGGACATTCAAGACGGC